attattattaaccaATTATCTacctaaaagtattttattaaaacgttaGTATAATGATAATTGTTATTCCGAtgcttttttacaattttattcgaTACATAAACGAGTCAAGGTGATCGTAGTCGGATCAAGAAAACCAGACAATATCATATGAATTCTAAAGTGTGACAACCAAAAactaattgtacctatatatacatataatatttgtataatagtttgttatataaaacaatatactttattttataatattaagtgtttgagcattaaaattatcataacacttgaaataaatcgattttaaaatgaaaaatattttcttgcgTTCTACTATCTTTCGGTCCACTCTTCAACATGCTCAACtggaaacagaaaaaacaagAATATGAGAATATCAGTAATAAatcgtttatatataataaacctattctggtttgcataaataatttattaaatgttatggTTCACCAAAAATTTAATGGAACAATCGCGGGccactaaatcttgtttaagggaccattagctcactattgattctttaaatgttttgtgcaaCCGAAATCCGGAACTATCGATGTTAGAACTTAGGACATTTCCAAGAAAATGGACATGTTGTTTAGGtttcatattacaattattaaatttcaaaccaTTTTAGAAAGTCTGAAATTGTATATtccctactattattataattgcattgtataatattaattttagccTTTTGTGaaactatatatacaatataaatataaatagtgggCAATTCATTTAACGCTTACGAGTTTCAAGTTAACTTGTCGAAATCCATCTCCTTGTTCAAACATGCCATCACAGTGTACGAGTAATTGCACGTCGCTACTACCTCCTTTGACACAAGTAAAGCtgtaaattttaatcaatataatatttatatataattataaacataactaCTAAAATGTCACAGACAGATAAACTTTAATAGTTATGCGATTTTCTGCGTATTATTAGAGTTATATTAGTGGTGACGAACAGAGTTCCCGTGTGTAGGTACGCGTAcaatatttgtagttttaaattcaattgaACTACTTACGAATGAAATGCGTGAAAATAAAACTCTGTGTCGTTGATTACAAAAGAGATTATTATGAAATCATACTTATTTGTCCATTTCAAaacaatcaaatataatattatggtaattggtaatattatgacttatgattttATCATGTAACATTGACTGAAGCTgtgcatttattatttcaaaagtcAAGCTTGAGCCTGGAAATTATTCTATTGAGTTAACTTTCAACTTTTGGATCAACTAGTTACTTGTATGTGACCGTGCAGgacaagttatttaaaaattaactcaagTTAGCAAAAGTTAACTCAATGTTAAGAACATTAGTAATTTGTaaacaatatagttattagaactattaaagttaaatttaaagaaaagaaaaatattaacctAACTCTCTAAAAATAAGTGaatttgggttttttttaattatcactcGTTTTACATAGTGATTGTGCATCttccaaatatattaaataataacttgaCGAATTAAAAATGCGTCCTAACTAATCCTTTTTATAGTACACTAGCTGTAATGGTTTAGTTTAGGCAATAACAATACGTGTTAAATTAAGGAATTTTTAACGAGAACATTTTATTGCAAATTCAATGTCAACTTTTTTTCATTAGTTCTGCCGGAAAAAGGAATAGAAGAATAGCTTTTGTGATCGTCTAAATTATTTTCCTGACTTTTGGTCTGGCTTATTAGGTATGTTAGGAATTGTTATTTAAGTTCGATAcataaaaaagcaaaaaaaatcaaacataaataaaatacaaaccttTCAAAACATAGCACTCAGGAAATTTTTAAATGCCCCTCTTTACGTCTCAAACCACACTATCCACTCCgatctaaaaatgaaattagtgCACGAAGAAGTTATAGCTCATTATCAACGCTTCCACAATCGTCTTACCTCCAACAGTGACCCGTTAATACGTAATCTTGCAGTCCCTTCTATTTCTGGAAACCCACCCAGACGTCTAAAACGATGACCTACTTGATCACCTCCCTACCATCAACTAATCCTAAGACAAAGTCccagttttgtttaaataattttatataaaaaaaaaaaattaattagtaagTGTTATTAGTGGGTGACTTTTCACATCAACCGCAGCCTGTTAATTTATACTCTAACCACATATATGTGCCCTTATTCCTTAAAGTATAGattgtttatttgaaataaaaaaaaaaaaaatgttcgataCATTATTGATAAAGCACACTAACACAGGCCTATATAATTTCGTTCACACACTTCTCCATCCACCACcggctaatatattataactatgtcACAACATGATAGAGAAGAATGGTAGTATTACCTTCTTTATAACATTTGTCATTTATAGTCTCGATCTTCTCCGTAGACCATTCTGACCAGTATTTCTTTAACCCCGCTTCCATGCCAGTTTTGTTATACGAACCATCGTCGTTCAGCTGAAACagcaaagtatattataacacaatttaGCTTTTAACGAGTCACAAAGTAAACGTTTAAGAGAATgactaaataaaaacatataaattattaccagTCCTAGTTTGGTGATCATGCATTTCATCAGAcactgaaaacaaattaaacaaaaaaaaaatcaaattttaagtaGCTGTTTTCAGACGTTTTGTTACGCATTCATACGTGAGGGGGGAGGGCGGCGTTATAGACtcggaatactttttttttaagacaagATATCAAGATCGGAACCTATGTTTTAAATCGGAAGAAATTACACAgaatcaataatcaataaaatgatatattatatattataaattagatttgttatagataacttataagtaattgttactatagtttgttttttccacgttttacttttacttttattttttattgaacataacCATCAGCAATGTGGCaattgtgaaaaattatttttttttatatacaggaGATTCGCCAAGCTTACTACCCCTTTATATTCTTTAATAAAGCAGTtactcaaaatttaaattttggaatttttaaatatacttaaagaccatattttcaaattagtaCTAAAaatactacttaaggagtgtcctgtggagatacatacttttgtttttcatatgagaaacttttctactgtaaattaattagctgatattttttctgaaaattaaagGCAAACATAGAGGTGAGCAAGCTTGGTGAACTCTttctatagtattattacaattttacgtTTAACTTTTACtgcttaaataaatgtataatatattaacaatataatatgatgtacctacatattatatttatgatcatataataaaattatgtataaactatGTTACAAAAGagtactacaaaaaaaatatgtgtacctaataTTGTTTCTTATTCAAAAGTAGATTGAGTTAAAAATGGCTAGGAATTTATCCTTAATTTTCTATTCTGATGaaccaaaaccaaaatctaCAAAATCATTAACGTCGCTGGATTTCATAGTACCTAGTACTTAGTACCTAACCTTTATACAAGCCTCTcaacacaaattaaaattaatagctactaactatatttaattaataatcattgtataatagtattcgTTCTGTTtgggtcataatattatctggACAGCGCTTTTATTTCtcgaaattaatttatgttttattgtaataaattgacTTTGGGACACATTCCATAAAATATTGGAATCGATACGTAAATCACTCATTTTTACGGACGTAATACTCATTTACCAGCCCTTAGGCCTGTTATCTAATGTTCCTAGTCAATTCACAGTGGATGAATATTCACAATTATTACCTTTCCGGTTTCTGTAGATGGTACCTTGTAGGATTTGACTACGACGAGGtcatctaataaataataagaaaaaacgatTTAGATTAGTTTTCTGATCAAATAGGGATCTGATAcgtagtacaatttttttttattaaattccaacaataatattacgacgaataatattttacgtctacaataaaatataattatacaatatcggCATTGTTCTATGAAACTTAGTATACTCATAAGTCATTTAttgtatcacaatattatagttgataagtattaatattattattaatattcgcAACTGTGGCAATATCACACACAAAGTaggttgagttttttttttttaatacattttatagaataatagaTAAAGCTTAGACATGTAACATTATATTGTCATTTACGTTcatacaaaaattgtatttgttggatatttcattatttaaaattattataatacctattcaaaACATACATAACGGCAATatccatacaaaatattttatgtaggtagaaCAACTTACTCAAAACCCAGGTAGGACCACATGATTATAGTAAAACGCAATAGTTTCAATCGTATGACAACTATAATTATGATAGTTAAAATAGACTGTTTCCGCTATGACAATATGATAGCAATGTCACATTGTCATATTATGTGAGCATTAAATATATCGTATTCCAACGTTATACTATAGCCTATGAGTAGGATTGTTAAATACACTCACCAAACAATAgggaagtaatttatttaacaatatggaGGCCCATACAGAAAATGGACGGTTTTTGAATAAGCAGTGCTCTGTTCTTTTTAAGTTAAGACATTTTTGCTCTCCTATTTTATTggctaattatattatatgtaaataataggtGTAATAAGgtatgtatgtaggtatgtatagtaatattatgttatatgtaattttaaataatcccATGGCCTTTTTGTACAACATGGACACCCGACAACATGTAGAGAGTAAGGGACGAATTTGTCCTATAAAAAGTAATCCGATCGTGTGTCTGGGGCGGATCTAGGGGGTTCAGGAGGTTGCTGATCAAATTGGCCTCTTTTCATATCTTGGGTAGTTGGACACTTGGACCCTCGAATAAGCACACatacagtataaattatttttttttttgtttaatatacctAGTGCACAAGTATAGATTTCTAATCTGGTTTTAATAAGTGGCCCCTTGAAATGTTCTGACAAACAGTTTCCTAACTCTGGATTCACCCCTCTCatgtgtattacatatttacattatacagtgGTAGTTATTCgtgtaggtatgtaggtatatacgggCTGATTCACTAACCATGCTCAccacaattttcttttattggAACTATTAAAAATTTGCTCGTAAGTAAacataaaattccaaaaatccgAATTCAACTAAACACCTACATTATTAAAGGATAATATTGGAGGTTGTTAAATTTCCCTGCAGTATAATACCGAGTAATTAaacgatcattaatttgaaaatattattattattttttttttacataatttaaagtcATAATTACTATTCAAACcacctgtataaaaaaaagggtGATCAAAAACGTATATTGTTCTCAATATAACGCTTGTTTGATGTCGAaataatcactctgtatatcgCTCAACCATGATGATAAATGGTGATTTGCGACGATGATCAATAACTATGAACGTCCTGCATACTATTATTGACGTAGCGGTTAACGTCCGGTATCATATCAACGCGCGCGTATGAttagaatcataaaaaaatattctcatGGCATTAGTTGATTATCCGGACATTTAGTCGATGTTGTAACTTCAACCCAAGGCAgcgatgtaatattataatgttataaatgcgTACTTACCCACAAAATATCtgcagaaatattttatattataataacgataataatattttagtgtcaTAAACGATAAATGAATCATATTTTCGGGTTTTTGTTCAGttttgtatttgatttattttttcttatattattatgatttattttttttgattatatttgtaacattgaaaaaaactaaataaccGCAGGAAATGCGTTCGGATACGTGACCGAATATAACAATGTCGACAACGAAACGTTTTTTACCTTCGCTGGCATTGCAAGCTTTTCCGTAATAACCGATTTGTTCCGTCGTAAATGTCCCCTGTATACACAAACATAcacacattaataataattataacaataataaacttacgctttattaatttattattattaaaaaggtgAGTAAACGAATGCACTCTGTTgcacagtaggttataagtgggtcactgtaaattTGAATCTGAGCGTTGACGGTTTGTCAGTAGATATGCCtaccaaataaaatgttattgatatttatagaaaaaaaaaactaaaaaaatggaaatttgaaaaatacctATTGAAGttactacttatcgtgtacacagacagaAGTAACGAAAAAACGGAAGTATTAACGTAACGAAccaatcgattttgatttttagttgTAATTCATAACATATCCGTTATGTTATACTTGATattttcgtcaaaaaattattataatttccaaaatattttataacatttttagcatTTTATAGACAATTTAAATTGTTGGTCATATAAGCAGCTAAgatgaatgcattgattttacaatttgaatgtaatttttttgtgtctgaagacctttttctagtagaaaaatGCTATCGACTTCGAGTGTAGTTTCTGATCGAAAATTGCTTAGTTTGTGCATTAATGACCATGGTTAGCAAAAAGTTATAccatctccactcagaatcat
This genomic window from Metopolophium dirhodum isolate CAU chromosome 1, ASM1992520v1, whole genome shotgun sequence contains:
- the LOC132935216 gene encoding uncharacterized protein LOC132935216; this encodes MISSTFYITLVFGIAMLISCGYGTFTTEQIGYYGKACNASEDDLVVVKSYKVPSTETGKCLMKCMITKLGLLNDDGSYNKTGMEAGLKKYWSEWSTEKIETINDKCYKEALLVSKEVVATCNYSYTVMACLNKEMDFDKLT